A genomic region of Leptotrichia hofstadii contains the following coding sequences:
- a CDS encoding winged helix-turn-helix transcriptional regulator, which yields MEEKYCLEIPARISMNDYKKEEKLLNLLLYIIEEIRNIVKKEKKDLKMTDILTDKMTDKELQRLKILEVYFEKNNYIDNSEAQKILNVSDSTARRFLNKLLKNGILEAFGEKKGRKYRKK from the coding sequence ATGGAAGAAAAATATTGTCTTGAAATACCAGCAAGAATATCAATGAATGATTATAAAAAAGAAGAAAAGTTGTTAAATTTACTATTGTATATAATAGAAGAAATTAGAAATATTGTGAAAAAAGAAAAAAAAGACTTAAAAATGACTGATATTTTGACTGATAAAATGACTGATAAAGAGCTACAAAGACTGAAAATACTGGAAGTGTATTTTGAGAAAAATAATTATATTGATAATAGTGAGGCTCAAAAAATTTTGAATGTTTCGGATTCTACGGCGAGAAGATTTTTGAATAAACTTTTGAAAAATGGAATTTTGGAGGCATTTGGAGAGAAAAAAGGGAGAAAGTATCGGAAGAAATAA
- a CDS encoding phosphopentomutase, which translates to MKKIERITLIVLDSVGAGELPDANLFDDCGSNTLGNMAKAYGGMSLPNMGKLGLGNITEIEGTPAVEKVEGAYGRAIEVSHGKDSTTGHWEIAGVPLERPFPNYQNGFSDEVIKEFEEKTGRKVMLNKPLSGTVAIDQYGEEQIRTGNWIVYGSADPVFQIAANEEIIPLEELYKACEIALEICNEKSPVARVIARPYVGKKVGEFKRTANRHDFSIDPPKESMLERLEKAGLDVVGIGKTSDLFNGKGITDNRKANQDNLDGIKKTIAALKEDTKGLIFTNLVDFDAVYGHRRNVEGYVKALIEFDNWLPEIEKNLKDDEILIITADHGNDPTFKGTDHTREYIPIMICGKNVKKNVNIGTRKTFADIAATVEEILLGTEKEGSFAKEILED; encoded by the coding sequence ATGAAAAAAATTGAAAGAATTACATTAATTGTACTGGATAGTGTTGGAGCAGGAGAATTGCCTGATGCAAATTTATTTGATGACTGCGGGTCAAATACTTTAGGAAATATGGCTAAAGCTTATGGGGGAATGAGTTTGCCTAATATGGGGAAATTGGGGCTTGGAAATATTACTGAGATTGAAGGGACTCCAGCTGTGGAAAAAGTAGAAGGGGCTTATGGAAGAGCTATTGAAGTATCACATGGAAAAGATTCTACGACTGGACACTGGGAAATTGCCGGAGTGCCATTGGAAAGACCGTTTCCAAACTACCAAAATGGATTTTCAGATGAGGTTATAAAGGAATTTGAAGAAAAAACTGGAAGAAAAGTTATGTTAAACAAGCCACTTTCAGGAACTGTCGCAATTGATCAATATGGAGAAGAGCAAATTAGAACAGGTAACTGGATAGTTTACGGTTCAGCAGATCCTGTATTCCAGATTGCTGCAAATGAAGAAATTATACCATTGGAAGAACTTTACAAAGCGTGTGAAATTGCACTTGAAATTTGTAATGAGAAATCACCTGTGGCAAGGGTAATTGCAAGACCTTATGTTGGTAAAAAAGTAGGAGAATTTAAGAGAACTGCGAACAGACACGACTTCTCTATTGACCCTCCAAAAGAAAGCATGCTTGAAAGGTTGGAAAAAGCTGGACTTGATGTAGTCGGAATTGGTAAGACAAGCGACCTGTTCAATGGAAAAGGAATTACAGATAACAGAAAAGCTAATCAGGACAATCTAGATGGAATTAAAAAAACAATAGCTGCATTGAAGGAAGATACAAAAGGATTGATTTTCACTAACTTAGTTGATTTTGATGCTGTTTATGGACATAGAAGAAATGTTGAAGGATATGTAAAGGCTCTAATCGAATTTGATAACTGGCTACCTGAAATTGAGAAAAACTTGAAAGATGATGAAATCTTGATTATCACAGCCGATCATGGAAATGACCCTACATTCAAAGGAACAGACCATACAAGAGAGTATATACCTATAATGATTTGTGGTAAAAATGTTAAGAAGAATGTAAATATTGGAACTAGAAAAACTTTTGCTGATATTGCGGCAACTGTTGAGGAAATTTTATTGGGAACTGAAAAAGAAGGAAGTTTTGCAAAAGAAATTTTGGAAGACTAA
- a CDS encoding winged helix-turn-helix transcriptional regulator, with amino-acid sequence MSKTEAVSNACPMELGINILSGKWKLRILWNLYIKKVVRFNELQRNLGNITTKTLTEQLRELEDKKIIKRTIYPEIPPKVEYSLTDIGSSIEPVLKTLCDWGNEYLELINDNTGKV; translated from the coding sequence ATGTCAAAAACAGAAGCAGTTTCAAACGCTTGTCCAATGGAGTTAGGAATAAACATACTCAGTGGAAAATGGAAATTAAGGATTTTATGGAATTTGTATATTAAAAAAGTGGTCAGATTTAATGAATTGCAAAGAAACCTGGGAAATATTACTACAAAAACTTTGACAGAGCAATTGAGAGAACTTGAAGATAAAAAAATAATAAAAAGAACTATTTATCCTGAAATTCCTCCAAAAGTTGAATATTCTCTAACTGACATAGGTAGTTCTATTGAGCCTGTATTAAAAACTTTATGTGATTGGGGAAATGAATATTTGGAATTGATTAATGATAATACAGGTAAGGTTTAA
- a CDS encoding DUF2262 domain-containing protein: MKIAFNVNDNGDIEDFEVDWLGKKVYVSMEEAEIYDKELEKQMSLILDNVKEWDVKIKNSIVKKYLGMANSRLKENKLSVSLEKVIQKLGNSLTKYDVENARNGIITENFFFQNLTIDEIMPYSISQFSVWAYDEVLFDGYMFITDAEIYEKVVFDDLTNIYKKS; encoded by the coding sequence ATGAAGATAGCGTTTAATGTAAATGATAATGGCGATATTGAGGATTTTGAAGTTGACTGGCTTGGGAAAAAAGTGTATGTGTCAATGGAAGAAGCTGAAATTTATGATAAGGAACTGGAAAAACAGATGTCTCTTATTCTTGATAATGTAAAAGAATGGGATGTCAAAATAAAAAATAGCATTGTAAAAAAATATTTAGGTATGGCAAACAGCCGTTTAAAAGAGAATAAATTGTCTGTTTCATTGGAGAAGGTTATTCAAAAATTGGGAAATAGCTTAACTAAGTACGATGTAGAAAATGCTAGAAATGGAATTATTACAGAAAACTTTTTCTTCCAAAATTTAACAATTGATGAAATAATGCCATATTCTATTAGTCAATTTAGTGTGTGGGCTTACGATGAAGTACTTTTTGATGGATATATGTTTATAACTGACGCTGAGATTTATGAGAAAGTTGTTTTTGATGATTTGACAAATATTTATAAAAAATCATAA
- a CDS encoding immunity 51 family protein yields the protein MKYVAIDEQDEKGFEEYIESLKKSGMELSEEEIQEIKDDINDQVAFCLMNNDKKFDEIFEKVSEINEEAYLNGHGWAALIESYLENNYPELYEDYDSDPEAGGYVGRYFGNTKENWEKIRKVAEIVEDLIENEDKIYKYIEENGDDIFWDSF from the coding sequence ATGAAATATGTAGCAATTGATGAGCAAGATGAAAAAGGGTTTGAGGAATATATTGAAAGTTTGAAAAAAAGTGGAATGGAACTTTCAGAAGAAGAAATACAGGAAATAAAGGATGACATTAACGATCAAGTAGCCTTTTGCCTAATGAATAATGATAAAAAATTTGATGAAATTTTTGAAAAAGTATCTGAAATTAATGAAGAAGCTTATTTAAATGGCCATGGATGGGCGGCTTTAATTGAAAGTTATTTGGAGAATAATTATCCAGAACTTTATGAAGACTATGATTCTGATCCTGAAGCTGGGGGATATGTCGGACGCTATTTTGGAAATACTAAGGAAAACTGGGAAAAAATACGGAAAGTGGCTGAAATAGTTGAGGATTTGATTGAAAATGAAGATAAAATTTATAAATATATTGAGGAAAATGGAGATGATATTTTTTGGGATTCATTTTAG